One genomic segment of Brassica napus cultivar Da-Ae chromosome A3, Da-Ae, whole genome shotgun sequence includes these proteins:
- the LOC111214196 gene encoding meiotic recombination protein DMC1 homolog, whose amino-acid sequence MKGGNGKVAYIDTEGTFRPDRIVPIAERFGMDPGAVLDNIIYEHQYNLLLGLAEKMSEEPFKILIIDSIIALFRVDFTGRGELADRQQRLCQMLSRITKIAEEFNVAVYMTNQVIPDPVFGMFISYPKKPVGGHVLAHAVTIRLSFMKGKGEQRVCKVFDAPNLPEAEAIFQITSRGVADAKD is encoded by the exons ATGAAAGGAGGGAACGGAAAAGTGGCTTACATCGACACTGAAGGAACCTT CCGCCCTGATCGAATTGTCCCAATTGCTGAAAGATTTGGAATGGATCCAGGAGCTGTGCTTGACAAT ATCATCTATGAGCACCAGTACAACTTGCTTCTTGGCCTTGCTGAAAAAATGTCTGAGGAACCATTTAAGATTCTG ATTATCGACTCGATCATAGCTTTATTCCGAGTTGATTTCACTGGGAGAGGGGAATTAGCCGACCGCCAG CAAAGACTATGTCAGATGCTCTCCAGGATAACCAAAATCGCAGAGGAGTTCAATGTTGCCGTCTACATGACCAACCAAG TCATACCCGATCCAGTCTTTGGAATGTTCATATCATATCCAAAGAAGCCAGTAGGTGGGCATGTTCTTGCTCATGCTGTAACCATCAGGCTCAGTTTCATGAAAGGCAAAGGAGAGCAACGTGTATGCAAAGTCTTTGACGCACCAAATCTGCCTGAAGCCGAAGct ATCTTCCAGATTACTTCCAGAGGCGTTGCAGATGCCAAAGACTAG
- the LOC111214195 gene encoding stem-specific protein TSJT1: MLAIFDKNVAKAPEALRSQEGGSVCALKDGFLPNHFASIYPGAVTTNLGSSGLIACSLDKLNPLLPRLFAVNDDMFCIFQGHIENIPFLKQQYGLTKTATEVTVVIEAYRALRDRGPYPADQVVRDFQGRFAFMLFDCTTKNVFLAADADGSVPLFWGTDGEGHLVLSDDVETVKKGCGKSFAPFPKGCFFTSSGGLRSFEFPLNELKPVPRVDSSGQVCGVIFKVDSEAKKEGAMPRVGSVQNWSQQI; the protein is encoded by the exons atgttGGCGATTTTCGACAAGAACGTGGCAAAAGCCCCCGAGGCTCTAAGGAGTCAGGAAGGTGGATCTGTTTGTGCTCTTAAAGATGGCTTCTTACCAAACCACTTCGCTTCCATCTACCCTGGTGCTGTCACCACCAATCTCGGATCTTCTGGTCTCATCGCTTGCTCCCTCGACAAGCTGAACCCTCTTCTCCCCAG ATTGTTTGCTGTGAATGATGATATGTTCTGCATCTTCCAAGGACACATAGAGAACATTCCATTTCTTAAACAGCAATATGGACTCACAAAAACAGCAACCGAGGTCACGGTTGTGATCGAAGCGTACCGTGCCCTCAGAGACCGTGGTCCATATCCTGCCGACCAAGTTGTGAGAGATTTTCAAGGGAGATTTGCGTTTATGCTCTTTGACTGCACCACAAAGAATGTCTTCCTTGCTGCg GACGCAGATGGTAGCGTTCCTCTATTCTGGGGAACAGATGGTGAAGGCCATCTCGTTCTTTCTGATGATGTTGAGACCGTGAAGAAAGGTTGTGGTAAATCATTTGCGCCATTCCCTAAAG GGTGCTTCTTTACCTCGTCTGGAGGGTTGAGGAGCTTTGAGTTTCCATTGAACGAGTTAAAGCCTGTCCCAAGGGTGGACAGTTCGGGTCAGGTGTGCGGTGTGATTTTCAAAGTGGATTCCGAGGCCAAGAAAGAAGGTGCAATGCCTAGAGTCGGAAGTGTTCAGAATTGGTCTCAACAAATCTGA
- the LOC111214194 gene encoding transmembrane emp24 domain-containing protein p24beta3-like, with product MESRQSSKNSKKTHVFVLLALTLLSSIERISSLSVTVSDDECVQEYVLYEGDTVSGNFVVVDHEIFWGSDHPGLDFTVTSPAGNIVQTLKGTSGDKFEFKAPRSGMYKFCFHNPYSTPETVSFYIHVGHIPNEHDLAKDEHLDPVNVKIAELREALESVVAEQKYLKARDTRHRHTNESTRKRVIFYTVGEYIFLAAASGLQVLYIRKLFSKSVAYNRV from the exons ATGGAGAGCAGACAATCGAGCAAGAACTCGAAGAAGACCCATGTCTTCGTATTGCTTGCCCTGACACTACTGAGCTCGATCGAGCGAATCTCGTCTCTCTCTGTGACGGTCAGCGACGATGAATGCGTCCAAGAGTATGTCCTTTACGAAGGAGACACCGTCTCCGGTAACTTCGTCGTCGTCGACCACGAAATCTTCTGGGGATCAGACCATCCCGGTTTGGATTTCACG GTGACGTCTCCTGCTGGGAACATTGTACAGACGTTGAAGGGAACATCGGGAGATAAGTTTGAGTTTAAGGCACCGAGAAGTGGAATGTACAAGTTCTGTTTCCATAACCCTTACTCTACTCCTGAGACTGTCTCCTTCTACATTCACGTTGGTCATATCCCCAACGAGCATGACTTAGCCAAAGACG AACATTTGGACCCGGTGAATGTTAAGATAGCTGAGCTGAGAGAGGCTCTGGAGTCTGTTGTTGCTGAGCAAAAGTATTTGAAAGCACGTGATACTCGTCACCGTCATA CCAATGAGAGCACGAGGAAGCGGGTGATATTCTACACAGTAGGAGAGTACATATTCCTAGCAGCAGCAAGCGGTCTTCAGGTTCTCTACATCCGCAAGCTCTTCAGCAAGTCCGTTGCTTACAACAGGGTTTGA